The Equus caballus isolate H_3958 breed thoroughbred chromosome 13, TB-T2T, whole genome shotgun sequence genome includes a window with the following:
- the C13H16orf92 gene encoding fertilization-influencing membrane protein isoform X1, with protein sequence MRLWQWVWGWVWLVGLGATETAPSPESAKILAPEAEPPLFIDGTDFFDYPDLDQARLLALAQFIGERPVVFDNSADSKSEFFHHILVGALVLAFFFLLFQFCTHMSCQKGA encoded by the exons ATGAGGCTGTGGCagtgggtgtgggggtgggtgtgGCTGGTTGGGCTAGGAGCCACAGAAACAG CACCCAGCCCAGAGAGTGCCAAGATCTtggccccagaagcagagcctccGCTCTTCATAGACGGAACTGACTTCTTTGATTACCCAGACTTGGACCAAGCCAGGCTCCTGGCACTGGCCCAGTTTATTGGAGAGAGACCTGTCGTCTTTGATAACTCAG CAGATTCCAAGTCTGAGTTCTTCCATCACATCCTGGTGGGTGCTCTGGTACTggccttcttcttcctccttttccagtTCTGCACGCACAT GAGCTGCCAGAAAGGGGCCTAA
- the C13H16orf92 gene encoding fertilization-influencing membrane protein isoform X2 — protein MRLWQWVWGWVWLVGLGATETAPSPESAKILAPEAEPPLFIDGTDFFDYPDLDQARLLALAQFIGERPVVFDNSDSKSEFFHHILVGALVLAFFFLLFQFCTHMSCQKGA, from the exons ATGAGGCTGTGGCagtgggtgtgggggtgggtgtgGCTGGTTGGGCTAGGAGCCACAGAAACAG CACCCAGCCCAGAGAGTGCCAAGATCTtggccccagaagcagagcctccGCTCTTCATAGACGGAACTGACTTCTTTGATTACCCAGACTTGGACCAAGCCAGGCTCCTGGCACTGGCCCAGTTTATTGGAGAGAGACCTGTCGTCTTTGATAACTCAG ATTCCAAGTCTGAGTTCTTCCATCACATCCTGGTGGGTGCTCTGGTACTggccttcttcttcctccttttccagtTCTGCACGCACAT GAGCTGCCAGAAAGGGGCCTAA
- the TLCD3B gene encoding ceramide synthase isoform X1 codes for MTLLFVLGCVFFPLSFTVLCWGLQNHSTLRMQRPEAVLVASKLVSSVQAVMASTAGYIVSTSCKHIIDDQHWLSSAYTQFAVPYFIYDIYAMFLCHWHKHQVKGHGDEAGAKASGSTWAVARGYLHKEFLMVLHHAVMVLVCFPLSVVWRQGKGDFFLGCLLMAEVSTPFVCLGKILIQYKQQHTLLHKVNGALMLLSFLCCRVLLFPYLYWAYGRHAGLPLFAVPLAIPAHVNLGAALLLAPQLYWFFLICRGACRLFRPRGTPPPSPCQTKD; via the exons ATGACCCTGCTCTTCGTACTGGGCTGCGTCTTCTTCCCACTGAGCTTCACTGTCCTCTGCTGGGGCCTGCAGAACCACTCCACCCTGCGGATGCAGAGACCCGAGGCTGTTTTGGTGGCATCCAA GCTAGTGTCCTCTGTCCAAGCCGTCATGGCCTCCACAGCTGGCTACATCGTCTCCACCTCCTGTAAGCACATCATTGATGACCA ACACTGGCTTTCCTCTGCTTACACGCAGTTTGCAGTGCCCTACTTCATCTATGACATCTACGCCATGTTCCTCTGTCACTGGCACAAGCACCAGGTCAAGGGGCACGGAGATGAAGCGGGAGCCAAAGCCTCGGGCAGCACCTGGGCTGTGGCACGCGGCTACCTGCACAAGGAGTTCCTCATGGTGCTCCACCATGCCGTCATGGTGCTCGTGTGCTTTCCGCTGTCGGTG gtGTGGCGTCAGGGCAAGGGAGATTTCTTTCTCGGCTGCTTGCTGATGGCAGAGGTCAGCACCCCCTTTGTCTGCCTTGGCAAAATCCTCATCCAG TACAAGCAGCAGCACACGCTGCTGCACAAGGTGAACGGCGCCCTGATGCTGCTCAGCTTCCTCTGCTGCCGGGTGCTGCTCTTCCCCTATCTGTACTGGGCCTACGGGCGGCACGCCGGCCTGCCCCTGTTCGCAGTGCCTCTCGCCATCCCGGCCCACGTCAACCTGGGCGCCGCGCTGCTGCTCGCCCCTCAGCTCTACTGGTTCTTCCTCATCTGCCGCGGGGCCTGCCGCCTCTTCCGGCCCCGGGGCACCCCGCCGCCCTCTCCTTGCCAGACCAAGGACTGA
- the TLCD3B gene encoding ceramide synthase isoform X3, with amino-acid sequence MLLQVRFLGVWLVSSVQAVMASTAGYIVSTSCKHIIDDQHWLSSAYTQFAVPYFIYDIYAMFLCHWHKHQVKGHGDEAGAKASGSTWAVARGYLHKEFLMVLHHAVMVLVCFPLSVVWRQGKGDFFLGCLLMAEVSTPFVCLGKILIQYKQQHTLLHKVNGALMLLSFLCCRVLLFPYLYWAYGRHAGLPLFAVPLAIPAHVNLGAALLLAPQLYWFFLICRGACRLFRPRGTPPPSPCQTKD; translated from the exons ATGCTGCTGCAGGTCCGGTTTCTTGGTGTCTG GCTAGTGTCCTCTGTCCAAGCCGTCATGGCCTCCACAGCTGGCTACATCGTCTCCACCTCCTGTAAGCACATCATTGATGACCA ACACTGGCTTTCCTCTGCTTACACGCAGTTTGCAGTGCCCTACTTCATCTATGACATCTACGCCATGTTCCTCTGTCACTGGCACAAGCACCAGGTCAAGGGGCACGGAGATGAAGCGGGAGCCAAAGCCTCGGGCAGCACCTGGGCTGTGGCACGCGGCTACCTGCACAAGGAGTTCCTCATGGTGCTCCACCATGCCGTCATGGTGCTCGTGTGCTTTCCGCTGTCGGTG gtGTGGCGTCAGGGCAAGGGAGATTTCTTTCTCGGCTGCTTGCTGATGGCAGAGGTCAGCACCCCCTTTGTCTGCCTTGGCAAAATCCTCATCCAG TACAAGCAGCAGCACACGCTGCTGCACAAGGTGAACGGCGCCCTGATGCTGCTCAGCTTCCTCTGCTGCCGGGTGCTGCTCTTCCCCTATCTGTACTGGGCCTACGGGCGGCACGCCGGCCTGCCCCTGTTCGCAGTGCCTCTCGCCATCCCGGCCCACGTCAACCTGGGCGCCGCGCTGCTGCTCGCCCCTCAGCTCTACTGGTTCTTCCTCATCTGCCGCGGGGCCTGCCGCCTCTTCCGGCCCCGGGGCACCCCGCCGCCCTCTCCTTGCCAGACCAAGGACTGA
- the TLCD3B gene encoding ceramide synthase isoform X2, with product MLAPMVAGGVVFPGLFLLSKNTLQRLPQLRWEEADAVIVSARLVSSVQAVMASTAGYIVSTSCKHIIDDQHWLSSAYTQFAVPYFIYDIYAMFLCHWHKHQVKGHGDEAGAKASGSTWAVARGYLHKEFLMVLHHAVMVLVCFPLSVVWRQGKGDFFLGCLLMAEVSTPFVCLGKILIQYKQQHTLLHKVNGALMLLSFLCCRVLLFPYLYWAYGRHAGLPLFAVPLAIPAHVNLGAALLLAPQLYWFFLICRGACRLFRPRGTPPPSPCQTKD from the exons atgctggccccaaTGGTGGCTGGGGGGGTGGTGTTCCCCGgactcttcctcctctccaagAATACACTCCAGCGGCTGCCCCAGCTGCGCTGGGAGGAGGCCGACGCGGTCATTGTCTCAGCCAG GCTAGTGTCCTCTGTCCAAGCCGTCATGGCCTCCACAGCTGGCTACATCGTCTCCACCTCCTGTAAGCACATCATTGATGACCA ACACTGGCTTTCCTCTGCTTACACGCAGTTTGCAGTGCCCTACTTCATCTATGACATCTACGCCATGTTCCTCTGTCACTGGCACAAGCACCAGGTCAAGGGGCACGGAGATGAAGCGGGAGCCAAAGCCTCGGGCAGCACCTGGGCTGTGGCACGCGGCTACCTGCACAAGGAGTTCCTCATGGTGCTCCACCATGCCGTCATGGTGCTCGTGTGCTTTCCGCTGTCGGTG gtGTGGCGTCAGGGCAAGGGAGATTTCTTTCTCGGCTGCTTGCTGATGGCAGAGGTCAGCACCCCCTTTGTCTGCCTTGGCAAAATCCTCATCCAG TACAAGCAGCAGCACACGCTGCTGCACAAGGTGAACGGCGCCCTGATGCTGCTCAGCTTCCTCTGCTGCCGGGTGCTGCTCTTCCCCTATCTGTACTGGGCCTACGGGCGGCACGCCGGCCTGCCCCTGTTCGCAGTGCCTCTCGCCATCCCGGCCCACGTCAACCTGGGCGCCGCGCTGCTGCTCGCCCCTCAGCTCTACTGGTTCTTCCTCATCTGCCGCGGGGCCTGCCGCCTCTTCCGGCCCCGGGGCACCCCGCCGCCCTCTCCTTGCCAGACCAAGGACTGA